The proteins below are encoded in one region of Chitinispirillales bacterium ANBcel5:
- a CDS encoding tetratricopeptide repeat protein: QKLAQCYVARGWFNEALKIYENIIKSNLENFHLLLGYGNVLFNLQDDKRAGDVFSRLTRLKPHRIEGWNNLGIVKLRCGELEEAGAAFEKVLEIEPENCGALLNLGNYYFQKSNYEKAGLYFQRAIDTQPDFCDAWFNLGNVALEQGDLNKARDAFQKALHYKRDFFSALKNLGFVCEKMDNVSEALGFYKRAAQLNKADWAIQVNIANIQLKLKRYEDARACFLKAVRLSPKQTSGWLGLRQIALLRGDITTYLRSTMAILSRLDDRTIAESIDLLRELGHEKDARELLKRMDQSSRMGNELEALRLVLFQKKGATQTRIGSIYKKLASLSTPSDLVSKCLAEYAYTAGSYERALNYIDTIEDRSVKTMLIMWRSLFRVGRQREAQQGALQYTSLNPQCFECWMFLAETSAELGKDSEAREYLLKSLRCGFSDIQSIKSNPFLSRVMRTLEKSGTINLKN, translated from the coding sequence GCAAAAACTTGCACAGTGTTATGTTGCAAGGGGGTGGTTTAATGAAGCACTGAAAATTTATGAAAATATAATCAAGAGCAATCTGGAAAATTTTCATCTTCTTCTTGGATATGGCAATGTTCTCTTTAATCTTCAGGATGATAAAAGGGCGGGAGATGTTTTTAGCAGGCTTACCAGGTTAAAACCACATAGAATTGAGGGCTGGAACAATCTGGGGATAGTTAAGCTTAGATGTGGGGAGTTGGAAGAGGCCGGGGCTGCTTTTGAAAAAGTGCTTGAGATTGAGCCCGAAAACTGTGGCGCTTTGCTTAATTTGGGAAACTACTATTTCCAAAAGAGTAATTACGAAAAAGCGGGTCTTTATTTTCAAAGAGCTATCGATACGCAACCAGATTTTTGTGATGCCTGGTTTAACCTTGGTAATGTAGCTCTTGAGCAGGGGGATTTAAACAAGGCCCGTGATGCTTTCCAGAAGGCCCTCCATTATAAAAGAGATTTCTTTTCAGCATTAAAAAACTTAGGGTTTGTATGTGAAAAGATGGATAATGTATCGGAAGCGCTGGGGTTCTATAAAAGGGCAGCGCAACTGAACAAAGCTGATTGGGCCATACAGGTAAACATTGCCAATATTCAGTTAAAGCTTAAACGGTATGAGGATGCCAGGGCTTGTTTTCTTAAAGCGGTTCGATTATCTCCAAAGCAAACTTCAGGGTGGCTTGGATTGCGCCAGATTGCTCTGCTACGAGGGGATATTACCACCTATTTACGCTCTACAATGGCTATCCTTTCAAGGCTTGATGACAGAACGATTGCAGAGTCAATTGATCTGTTAAGAGAGCTTGGACACGAAAAGGATGCACGAGAGCTTTTAAAGCGCATGGACCAAAGCAGCAGAATGGGAAACGAACTTGAGGCACTGAGGCTTGTATTGTTTCAGAAAAAAGGGGCCACTCAGACAAGAATCGGCTCTATCTATAAAAAGTTAGCCTCTTTGAGTACTCCCTCCGATCTTGTAAGTAAGTGCCTGGCTGAATATGCGTATACGGCAGGTTCATACGAAAGAGCATTAAACTATATCGACACTATTGAAGATAGATCTGTAAAAACAATGCTCATCATGTGGAGATCTCTTTTTAGAGTCGGTAGGCAAAGGGAGGCTCAGCAGGGAGCGTTGCAATACACTTCTTTAAACCCACAATGCTTTGAATGCTGGATGTTTTTGGCTGAAACCAGTGCTGAGCTTGGCAAAGACAGTGAGGCCAGAGAATACCTGCTCAAATCTTTACGCTGTGGCTTTTCAGATATCCAATCCATTAAGAGCAACCCCTTTTTGTCCAGAGTTATGAGGACTCTTGAAAAGAGTGGGACGATCAATTTAAAAAATTAA
- a CDS encoding helix-turn-helix domain-containing protein — protein MLNRKLTFWVLPVISLFCVFAYGDSLTQSPADAVHDSSHLEKNIDTALVRAQIDSIVRGRELSQSYPRASEIEPAESVVKTPDETADEKSEVKRSGVIRSFLTQTSRLFSWLQARLIKLFILGISLTIIGATVFYLIGKKDSRRFLTTTRLSVLDKMVQRACLLIENNYSQTDLCKKRICEELVTGEAFLEALFQKNLGIGVNDFINQVRINNAKNFIAQGLEIETTSNQCGFSDEKTLIDTFKKVTGVSIGDYKENTNASTAVDQENLSP, from the coding sequence GTGCTCAACAGAAAATTAACCTTTTGGGTTTTACCTGTTATCTCTCTCTTTTGTGTTTTCGCATATGGGGATTCTCTTACACAATCACCTGCTGATGCTGTGCATGATTCTTCACACCTGGAAAAAAATATCGATACTGCGCTGGTAAGGGCTCAAATTGATTCCATTGTCAGGGGAAGGGAGCTGTCACAATCTTACCCCAGAGCCTCTGAGATTGAGCCCGCGGAGAGTGTGGTAAAAACCCCAGATGAAACTGCGGATGAAAAGTCGGAAGTGAAAAGAAGTGGGGTTATACGTTCCTTTTTAACACAAACTTCTCGGCTGTTTTCGTGGTTGCAGGCACGTCTTATTAAACTATTCATTTTGGGTATTTCTCTCACTATAATTGGGGCAACGGTTTTTTATCTGATCGGGAAAAAGGATAGCAGAAGGTTTCTGACCACTACCAGGCTTTCAGTGTTGGATAAGATGGTTCAGCGGGCATGTCTACTCATAGAGAACAATTATTCTCAGACTGATCTTTGCAAAAAAAGGATCTGTGAGGAGCTTGTAACCGGAGAAGCTTTTCTTGAGGCTCTTTTTCAAAAAAACCTGGGTATTGGTGTTAATGATTTTATAAATCAGGTAAGAATCAATAACGCGAAGAATTTTATTGCTCAGGGATTGGAAATTGAAACAACAAGTAATCAATGTGGATTTTCTGATGAAAAAACCTTAATTGATACTTTTAAAAAAGTCACCGGGGTCTCCATTGGGGACTATAAAGAAAACACCAATGCCTCTACCGCCGTTGATCAGGAAAATTTGAGCCCCTGA